Proteins co-encoded in one Zymomonas mobilis subsp. mobilis ATCC 10988 genomic window:
- a CDS encoding ABC transporter ATP-binding protein has protein sequence MTFLAIENLTVKAKDRYLLKDIGFRIGRGEIVAVLGESGSGKSTLARSILRLLPENLILSGALRVGKTDLMQLPEKQMNDWRGQKIAFIGQDSLRFLDPMMTIAQHIREGLKEKSTENKQPSAMTNALEQVGLSPDIAKRYPHQLSGGQRQRAAIAIALAAKPALLIADEPSSALDMLTEAQIMAIFEKATGNRQTAILLISHNPALAVRMAERIVVLKDGRLVSKMASRRWWSNPAEAYSQAIIQSYHQILSSTPYGKDAPKQSQNHPPIMDNPRPLLRLQNLSYQEKDDHRLKDISLEIYKGERIAIIGESGAGKSTLLKLISGLLPASSGEIFWENQPLSFQKKQDRLAFYQKAQMVFQDPNSSLDPAWTVEKTVTEPLALYQKKISSEYRQQALQSALNKASLSLDLRHRYPATLSGGQGQRVAIARALVNNPDLLLLDEAFSALDSVNRVEIGKELMALSEQEKMTCLLVTHDLAFARFFATRVVILHHGHVIEENNTYSIFTKPNHPYTQRLIEIWQKNYNLQA, from the coding sequence ATGACATTTTTGGCGATCGAAAATCTGACGGTCAAAGCAAAAGACCGCTATTTGTTAAAGGATATCGGATTCCGTATCGGACGGGGTGAAATTGTTGCTGTCCTTGGTGAATCCGGTTCGGGGAAATCCACCCTTGCTCGCAGTATCTTGCGGCTTTTGCCTGAAAATCTGATTTTATCTGGCGCGCTCCGCGTTGGAAAAACCGATCTCATGCAGCTTCCTGAAAAACAGATGAATGACTGGCGTGGCCAAAAGATAGCTTTTATCGGTCAGGATTCTTTACGTTTTCTAGACCCGATGATGACTATTGCCCAACATATCCGCGAAGGCCTCAAGGAAAAATCGACAGAAAATAAACAGCCCTCTGCCATGACCAATGCCTTGGAACAGGTGGGACTTTCTCCCGATATCGCAAAACGCTATCCGCATCAGCTTTCCGGCGGACAAAGACAAAGGGCAGCTATTGCTATAGCCTTGGCGGCCAAACCGGCTTTGTTAATCGCGGATGAGCCCAGTTCTGCACTTGATATGCTGACTGAAGCGCAAATCATGGCGATTTTTGAAAAAGCCACGGGAAACCGTCAAACGGCTATTTTACTTATCAGCCATAATCCCGCCTTGGCGGTCAGAATGGCAGAACGCATCGTGGTTTTAAAAGACGGTCGCCTTGTCTCGAAAATGGCCAGCCGCCGTTGGTGGTCAAATCCAGCAGAGGCGTATAGTCAAGCGATCATCCAATCTTATCATCAGATTTTATCTAGCACGCCCTATGGAAAGGATGCCCCCAAACAATCCCAAAATCACCCGCCCATAATGGATAATCCGCGCCCCTTATTAAGACTGCAAAATCTTTCCTATCAGGAAAAAGACGATCATCGCCTAAAGGATATCTCGCTCGAAATCTATAAAGGCGAAAGGATTGCCATCATCGGGGAATCTGGTGCCGGGAAATCAACCCTACTCAAATTGATATCCGGCCTGCTGCCAGCATCATCCGGTGAAATTTTTTGGGAAAATCAGCCTCTTTCTTTTCAAAAGAAACAAGATCGCCTCGCTTTTTATCAAAAAGCACAAATGGTTTTCCAAGACCCGAACAGTAGTCTTGACCCGGCTTGGACAGTTGAAAAAACCGTCACCGAGCCCCTTGCGCTTTATCAGAAGAAAATATCCTCGGAATATCGGCAGCAAGCCTTGCAATCAGCCCTGAACAAGGCGTCCTTATCCCTCGATCTTCGGCATCGTTATCCGGCAACGCTTTCCGGCGGCCAAGGTCAAAGGGTGGCGATAGCGCGCGCCTTAGTGAACAATCCTGATTTACTGTTGCTGGATGAAGCCTTCTCGGCTCTGGATAGTGTCAATCGGGTTGAAATCGGAAAAGAACTGATGGCGCTCTCTGAACAAGAAAAAATGACTTGTTTACTGGTAACGCATGACCTTGCTTTTGCCCGTTTTTTTGCAACCAGAGTGGTGATTCTCCACCATGGTCATGTTATAGAAGAGAATAATACATATTCTATTTTCACCAAGCCTAATCACCCCTATACACAAAGGCTGATCGAAATATGGCAGAAAAATTATAATCTCCAAGCCTGA
- the dnaN gene encoding DNA polymerase III subunit beta → MKATIERATLLKSLSHVQSVVERRNTIPILSNVLIEAASNGCVKLMATDLDLQVVETLSAEVDTPGETTVSAHMLFEIVRKLPDGSQIQLSAADGKMLIVAGRSRFSLATLPRDDFPVISESELPTHFALPTESLKQIIDKTRFAISVDETRYYLNGIFLHVLKDENVMKAAATDGHRLACVTIPAPAGAEDMPDVIIPRKCVVELRKLLDECEDEIKISLSASKICFDLGHAILTSKLIDGTFPDYSRVIPTANDKLLKVKPKDLMQGVDRVATIASEKTRAVKMSIEAGKISLSVTSPENGMATEEVLGEYDADPLDIGFNARYLLDILGQIESDQAEIHLAEAAAPTLIRDSDQSAALYVLMPMRV, encoded by the coding sequence ATGAAAGCAACGATCGAACGCGCGACTTTATTGAAAAGTCTTAGCCATGTTCAATCGGTAGTAGAACGGCGCAACACTATTCCGATTTTATCGAATGTGCTGATTGAAGCGGCCTCCAATGGTTGTGTAAAGCTGATGGCAACCGATCTTGATTTACAGGTCGTTGAAACCTTGTCAGCCGAAGTTGATACCCCCGGCGAAACCACGGTTTCGGCGCATATGCTTTTTGAAATCGTCCGTAAATTACCGGATGGTTCACAAATTCAGTTAAGCGCTGCCGATGGTAAAATGCTGATTGTTGCCGGTCGTTCGCGTTTCAGTTTGGCTACTCTGCCCCGTGATGATTTTCCGGTTATCAGTGAAAGCGAATTGCCAACCCATTTCGCTTTACCGACGGAAAGCTTGAAACAGATTATTGATAAAACCCGTTTCGCTATTTCGGTTGATGAAACGCGCTATTATCTCAATGGTATTTTCCTCCATGTTTTAAAGGATGAAAATGTCATGAAAGCGGCGGCCACAGATGGCCATCGCCTCGCCTGCGTGACTATTCCTGCGCCCGCCGGTGCCGAAGATATGCCGGATGTTATCATTCCGCGTAAATGTGTCGTCGAATTGCGGAAATTGCTGGATGAATGTGAAGACGAAATCAAAATTTCGCTTTCAGCCAGTAAAATTTGCTTTGACCTCGGTCATGCCATTTTAACGTCCAAGCTGATTGATGGCACCTTCCCTGATTATTCACGGGTTATCCCGACGGCCAATGACAAATTATTGAAAGTCAAACCCAAGGATTTGATGCAGGGCGTTGATCGCGTTGCAACCATTGCCAGCGAGAAAACCCGCGCGGTTAAAATGTCTATCGAAGCAGGGAAAATTTCGCTTTCAGTGACCAGCCCTGAAAATGGTATGGCTACCGAAGAAGTCTTGGGCGAATATGATGCCGATCCTTTGGATATCGGTTTTAATGCCCGCTATCTTCTTGATATTCTGGGGCAGATTGAAAGCGATCAGGCCGAAATTCATCTGGCCGAAGCCGCCGCCCCAACCCTGATACGGGATTCAGATCAATCAGCGGCACTTTATGTTTTGATGCCGATGCGCGTCTGA
- a CDS encoding TonB-dependent receptor plug domain-containing protein, with amino-acid sequence MARLFLLSTLALTTTGLVSFQPALAKEAYQGQPKTEREGDKKLLRKQKEEIKKQNLEKGQDKKQEVKASDPDADALAVASNDQPSLVVTASRTPEKADQVSSQVTILDKAAIDHSQGMAISDILVRTPGVTVARNGGYGTATSVFIRGAESGQTMMVIDGVRMTDASSTNNGYDFGTLMTGDTSRIEVLRGSQSILWGSQAIGGVVNIVTAMPTKPLGGSVDLEMGSHSTINARAAIGGKSDRITWRLAGNNFYTKGISAISPRYGGHEQDGYHNRSATGRVNIKLIDEVSVDLRGYYSKAMTDLDSSYGTPDTSDYENKEQWMGYAGLNVALFDNRLRNRFGYSYTQTKRNDISPSMEPYNTDTFVGNGHTRRFEYQGSLALVKNWDLVFGYENERSGIKSSSPAYGGSDTRGTININSVYGQIKGKIIKGFSVDGGVRYDHHSKFGGNVLFSGGGVWAFNNDNTLFRAHYGEGFNAPSLYQIYSEYGNQNLKPEKSHGWDAGFQQRFFHKHLTIAADYFQRTSNNLIAYLSCPYYGALPSICYVPNTNTPRYGYYDNINRSTAHGVEVNASLDIKRVSLSGNYTWTSVKDRSEGVDYGYQLPRRPKNTANGSADYHWKFGLVTGIAVRWASKSWDTVHSEYSLNPHMNRGYTLYDLRVEMPVSKHLTVFGRVENLTDKYYETAYRYGTLGRTFYGGIRARL; translated from the coding sequence ATGGCGCGATTATTTCTTTTATCGACTTTGGCTTTGACAACAACGGGATTGGTTTCTTTTCAGCCTGCTTTAGCAAAAGAAGCCTATCAGGGGCAGCCGAAAACAGAGCGTGAAGGCGATAAAAAACTTCTTAGAAAACAAAAAGAAGAAATAAAAAAACAAAATCTCGAAAAGGGACAGGATAAAAAACAGGAGGTTAAGGCTTCCGACCCTGATGCCGATGCTTTGGCCGTCGCCAGCAACGATCAACCTTCTTTGGTGGTGACCGCCTCAAGAACGCCAGAAAAAGCCGATCAGGTTTCTTCGCAGGTGACTATTTTGGATAAGGCCGCCATTGACCACAGTCAGGGCATGGCGATTTCCGATATTTTGGTGAGAACGCCCGGAGTAACAGTTGCCCGTAATGGTGGATACGGAACCGCAACATCGGTCTTTATCCGTGGTGCTGAATCCGGTCAGACGATGATGGTTATTGACGGCGTTCGGATGACAGATGCTTCATCGACCAATAATGGCTATGATTTCGGCACATTGATGACGGGTGATACATCCCGAATTGAAGTGTTGCGAGGATCACAATCTATTCTTTGGGGCAGTCAGGCCATCGGTGGTGTCGTCAATATTGTGACAGCAATGCCAACGAAACCGTTGGGTGGCAGTGTCGATCTTGAAATGGGATCACATAGCACCATTAACGCCCGTGCCGCTATCGGTGGAAAAAGTGACCGGATTACATGGCGTTTGGCGGGTAATAATTTCTATACCAAAGGCATATCGGCAATCAGTCCGCGTTATGGTGGGCATGAGCAAGATGGCTATCATAACCGTTCCGCAACCGGACGGGTCAATATCAAATTGATTGACGAAGTTTCGGTGGATTTACGCGGCTATTATTCCAAGGCAATGACTGACCTCGATAGCAGCTATGGAACGCCTGATACGTCAGATTACGAAAATAAAGAGCAATGGATGGGCTATGCCGGTTTGAATGTCGCTTTATTCGACAATCGGTTACGGAACCGTTTTGGCTATAGCTATACCCAGACCAAAAGAAACGATATCAGCCCGTCTATGGAGCCATATAATACCGATACTTTTGTTGGTAATGGTCATACCAGACGCTTTGAATATCAGGGCAGTCTTGCCTTGGTCAAAAACTGGGATCTGGTTTTCGGTTATGAAAATGAGCGGAGTGGCATCAAAAGTTCTTCACCTGCTTATGGTGGATCGGATACGCGCGGTACCATCAATATCAACAGTGTTTATGGCCAGATAAAAGGCAAGATTATTAAAGGTTTTTCGGTTGATGGCGGTGTCCGTTATGACCATCATTCGAAATTCGGCGGCAATGTTCTATTTTCGGGCGGTGGTGTTTGGGCGTTTAACAACGACAATACCCTGTTTCGAGCGCATTATGGTGAAGGTTTTAACGCGCCGTCTTTATACCAAATCTATAGTGAATACGGTAATCAGAATCTGAAACCGGAAAAATCGCATGGTTGGGATGCCGGTTTTCAACAGCGTTTCTTTCATAAGCATTTGACGATTGCCGCAGATTATTTTCAGAGAACCTCCAATAATCTGATCGCCTATCTAAGCTGTCCTTATTATGGGGCATTGCCTTCCATTTGTTATGTCCCGAATACCAATACCCCGCGTTATGGCTATTATGACAATATCAATCGCAGCACAGCGCATGGTGTCGAAGTCAATGCCAGCCTTGATATTAAACGGGTATCGTTAAGCGGTAACTATACTTGGACTTCGGTTAAGGATCGTTCCGAAGGGGTTGATTACGGCTATCAATTACCAAGACGACCTAAAAATACCGCCAATGGTTCGGCTGATTATCATTGGAAATTCGGTCTTGTTACCGGAATTGCTGTCCGTTGGGCATCAAAATCATGGGATACGGTGCATAGCGAATATAGCCTGAATCCCCATATGAATCGTGGTTATACCCTGTATGATTTACGGGTGGAAATGCCGGTTTCAAAGCATCTGACTGTTTTCGGTCGGGTCGAGAATTTAACCGACAAATATTATGAAACCGCTTATCGTTACGGCACATTAGGCCGGACATTTTATGGCGGTATTCGCGCCCGTCTTTAA
- a CDS encoding ABC transporter substrate-binding protein — MLELSISSSDRGNRATISRPLYGLTLILIFCCLFTSSANSTDNKPPRRIVSLNLCADELLVALAERPQIAALTRYARNPDMSLVSKEAQSLPFTYGGAEELLRLHPDLVITSSYSHAEILPLLKDRQVKIIDLPLANSLADIIAQIRIVALAVGHPERGEAAIQKMEKELRTLPPPMGHGRTAAYYQRQGYLSGTGSLIDDMMKKIGLKNLANNLNKSALSRLSLEEIVTYHPDFLIMGQKSYSTQDIGSQMLQHPLLKQAIPASHRLFIPAPLTLCGSPHYPEAIKILNKELETIDHPSR; from the coding sequence TTGTTGGAACTGTCAATTTCTTCTTCAGACCGAGGAAATAGAGCCACTATCAGTCGTCCCTTATATGGTCTGACGTTGATCCTGATCTTTTGCTGTCTTTTTACCTCATCCGCAAACAGCACCGATAATAAACCACCTCGCCGTATTGTATCGCTGAATTTATGCGCAGACGAATTATTGGTTGCGCTGGCAGAGCGTCCTCAAATAGCCGCCCTCACTCGTTATGCCCGTAATCCCGATATGTCTTTGGTCTCAAAGGAAGCTCAATCCCTTCCTTTTACCTATGGCGGTGCCGAAGAATTGCTGCGCCTTCATCCTGATTTGGTCATCACCAGTAGCTATAGCCATGCCGAAATCCTGCCCTTATTAAAGGACAGACAGGTTAAAATTATCGACCTCCCTTTGGCGAATAGCCTAGCCGATATTATAGCCCAGATACGTATTGTTGCTTTGGCGGTCGGCCATCCCGAAAGAGGCGAAGCCGCCATCCAAAAAATGGAAAAGGAACTTCGGACATTACCGCCTCCGATGGGGCATGGCCGAACAGCCGCCTATTACCAGAGACAGGGCTATTTAAGCGGAACGGGCAGTCTGATTGATGATATGATGAAAAAGATTGGCCTAAAAAATCTGGCGAATAACCTTAATAAATCGGCTCTATCGCGGCTTTCGCTGGAAGAAATCGTTACCTATCACCCCGATTTTTTAATCATGGGGCAAAAAAGTTATTCAACGCAGGATATCGGCAGCCAAATGCTACAGCATCCTCTTTTAAAACAAGCGATTCCGGCCTCTCATCGGCTTTTTATCCCTGCCCCTCTGACCCTATGCGGCAGCCCACATTACCCGGAAGCTATCAAAATTTTGAATAAAGAATTGGAAACAATTGATCACCCATCGCGTTGA
- a CDS encoding aldo/keto reductase, producing the protein MNTSTQKPAHFDKISIKGIDKSATRVALGTWAIGGWMWGGTDDDASIKTIHRAIDLGINIIDTAPAYGRGHAEEVVGKAIKGQRDNLIIATKVGLDWTLTPDQSMRRNSSASRIKKEIEDSLRRLGTDYIDLYQVHWPDPLVPIEETATILEALRKEGKIRSIGVSNYSVQQMDEFKKYAELAVSQSPYNLFEREIDKDILPYAKKNDLVVLGYGALCRGLLSGRMTADRAFTGDDLRKTDPKFQKPRFEHYLAAVEELKKLAKEHYNKSVLALAIRWMLEQGPTLALWGARKPEQIDGIDEVFGWQISDEDLKQIDAILAKNIPNPIGAEFMAPPPRDK; encoded by the coding sequence ATGAACACTTCTACGCAAAAACCCGCTCATTTCGACAAGATTTCGATCAAAGGGATTGATAAATCCGCAACCCGTGTAGCGTTAGGCACATGGGCTATTGGTGGCTGGATGTGGGGCGGCACCGATGACGATGCCTCCATTAAAACCATTCATCGGGCGATTGATCTTGGTATCAATATCATCGACACCGCTCCGGCTTATGGCCGTGGCCACGCTGAAGAAGTCGTTGGTAAAGCCATCAAAGGCCAACGCGATAATTTGATTATTGCGACCAAAGTTGGCCTTGATTGGACTTTAACCCCCGACCAATCGATGCGCCGTAACAGTTCAGCCAGCCGTATCAAAAAAGAAATCGAAGATTCTTTGCGCCGCCTTGGCACTGATTATATCGACCTTTATCAGGTGCATTGGCCGGATCCGCTGGTTCCGATTGAAGAAACCGCAACAATATTGGAAGCCCTCAGAAAAGAAGGCAAAATCCGTTCTATCGGCGTTTCCAATTATTCCGTTCAACAGATGGACGAGTTCAAGAAATATGCCGAGCTGGCCGTTTCGCAGTCGCCTTATAATCTGTTTGAACGCGAAATAGACAAAGATATCCTGCCTTATGCCAAGAAAAACGATCTGGTCGTTTTAGGCTATGGTGCACTTTGCCGTGGTTTACTTTCTGGCAGAATGACGGCTGATCGTGCCTTTACAGGCGATGATTTACGGAAAACAGACCCGAAATTCCAGAAACCGCGCTTTGAACATTATCTGGCTGCGGTTGAAGAACTGAAGAAACTCGCCAAAGAGCATTACAATAAATCGGTGTTGGCTTTGGCTATCCGCTGGATGCTGGAGCAAGGGCCCACTTTAGCACTTTGGGGCGCTCGCAAGCCGGAACAGATCGACGGTATTGATGAAGTTTTTGGCTGGCAGATATCGGATGAAGATCTGAAACAGATTGATGCTATTCTGGCCAAGAATATCCCCAATCCTATCGGTGCAGAATTTATGGCACCCCCGCCACGCGATAAATAA
- a CDS encoding HpnL family protein: protein MTGKNKDKPWSRIIILAASLTGFILALYFMHRIGFHNIFSAVASIGVEGFLLFCFFSVIVLLLLGAAWFSVTPNQSLRKMPLFSWGRTIREAASEILPFSQIGGIILGARTLTGAGLPFQLVYASMIVDMTAEMASQLIFTLFGVGTISFYYFGGGKAMSIQPLSYAGLGVIVVILLLFILFQRPILNVAGSLAEKIVPGAGDNIRDVSNKMTEIYHQPMKLLASFTFNMLAWVVGASSAWVALRFMGVQVSLTAVLTIESLIFALRSAAFIVPGAIGLQEGAYILMAPLFGLTGAEMIALSLLKRARDISIGVPALLLWQINESRRLL from the coding sequence ATGACCGGCAAAAATAAAGATAAACCATGGAGCCGCATTATAATTCTGGCAGCAAGTCTGACTGGTTTTATTCTGGCTCTTTATTTTATGCACCGGATCGGTTTCCATAATATCTTTTCAGCGGTTGCCAGCATCGGTGTCGAAGGTTTTTTGCTTTTCTGTTTCTTCTCGGTGATCGTGTTGCTCCTTTTGGGTGCGGCGTGGTTTTCGGTGACGCCGAACCAATCTCTGCGGAAAATGCCGTTATTTTCATGGGGACGGACGATCAGAGAAGCGGCAAGTGAAATTCTACCCTTCTCTCAAATTGGTGGCATCATTCTGGGTGCCAGAACATTGACTGGAGCGGGTTTGCCTTTTCAGTTGGTCTATGCCTCGATGATTGTCGATATGACCGCAGAAATGGCTTCGCAGCTCATTTTCACCCTGTTTGGGGTTGGCACGATCTCTTTTTATTATTTCGGCGGCGGAAAGGCGATGTCAATTCAGCCTTTATCCTATGCCGGATTGGGCGTGATCGTTGTCATTTTGCTGTTATTTATTCTCTTCCAGCGGCCTATTTTGAATGTCGCGGGCAGTTTGGCTGAAAAAATTGTGCCTGGTGCCGGTGATAATATTCGAGATGTCTCGAATAAAATGACCGAAATTTATCACCAGCCGATGAAGTTATTGGCGTCCTTTACCTTTAATATGTTGGCGTGGGTGGTCGGAGCCTCGAGTGCATGGGTGGCCTTGCGTTTTATGGGGGTTCAGGTTTCTCTAACCGCTGTTTTGACCATCGAAAGCCTGATTTTTGCCTTGCGCAGTGCAGCTTTTATTGTTCCGGGAGCAATCGGTCTTCAAGAAGGGGCTTATATCCTGATGGCACCACTTTTTGGGCTGACGGGAGCAGAAATGATCGCTTTATCTCTTTTGAAAAGGGCGCGTGATATTTCTATTGGCGTTCCTGCTTTGCTTTTGTGGCAAATCAATGAAAGTCGACGATTACTTTAA
- the hpnK gene encoding hopanoid biosynthesis-associated protein HpnK gives MKKLIVTADDFGAATVVNEAVEKAHIDGVLTAASLMVGAPAAFDAVERARRLPKLGVGLHLVLVEGRPVLPPDEIPDLVDRDGMFRRNMVRAGVDIFFRPGVRRQLVREINAQFSAFAATGLKLDHVNAHKHFHLHPTISNLILAIGRRYGLKAMRAPVEPINILAEIEPVTRHLPDYVAMPWAYGIRKRSVNAGLLVPDQTFGIAWTGHMTPHRMLGLIEHLPEGLSEIYVHPAVSDEYEGHAQGYESIEEWHALTDEAVKKALKERQIELGNFSDFLGK, from the coding sequence GTGAAAAAGCTGATCGTCACCGCTGATGATTTCGGAGCTGCTACCGTTGTTAATGAGGCAGTGGAAAAGGCGCATATCGATGGCGTGTTGACGGCGGCTAGTCTGATGGTGGGCGCTCCGGCTGCCTTTGATGCGGTCGAACGTGCCAGAAGACTCCCTAAATTGGGGGTTGGTCTTCATCTGGTTCTGGTCGAAGGTCGTCCGGTTCTACCACCTGATGAAATACCGGATCTCGTTGATCGAGATGGTATGTTTCGCCGCAATATGGTGAGAGCCGGTGTCGATATCTTCTTTCGCCCCGGTGTTCGGCGGCAGTTGGTGCGCGAAATCAACGCCCAATTTAGCGCTTTTGCTGCAACGGGTCTGAAACTTGACCATGTTAATGCCCATAAGCATTTTCACCTTCATCCGACGATTTCCAATCTCATTTTAGCGATTGGTCGTCGTTATGGTTTGAAGGCTATGCGTGCGCCCGTCGAACCGATCAATATTTTAGCCGAGATTGAACCGGTTACCCGTCATCTGCCCGATTATGTCGCAATGCCTTGGGCTTATGGTATTCGGAAACGCTCGGTTAATGCCGGCCTTCTTGTGCCTGATCAGACTTTTGGCATTGCATGGACGGGGCATATGACCCCGCACAGAATGTTAGGCTTGATCGAGCATTTGCCGGAAGGCTTGAGTGAAATTTATGTCCATCCTGCGGTCAGTGATGAATATGAAGGTCATGCTCAAGGCTATGAATCCATTGAAGAATGGCATGCTTTGACCGATGAAGCCGTCAAAAAAGCCCTGAAAGAGCGTCAGATAGAGCTGGGTAATTTTTCTGATTTTCTCGGGAAATAA
- the hpnJ gene encoding hopanoid biosynthesis associated radical SAM protein HpnJ: protein MMRTLFLQAPSFDGFDGGAGSRYQARREIKSFWYPTWLAQPAALIKDSKLIDAPPHGTKLPEVLAIAPDYDLAILHTSVPSFASDVKTAAALKKVNPAMKIGFIGAKVAVEADKSLKDAKGIVDFVARNEFDFTIKDVADGKDWSEILGLSYINDKGEIVHNADRPLLQNMDELPFVTPIYKRDLEIEKYFIGYLKHPYISIYTGRGCKSHCSFCLWPQTVGGHKYRTRSVEHVIEEIKYALKTFPQVKEFFFDDDTFTDDRPRAEAIARELGKLGVTWSCNAKANVPYETLKVLKDNGLRLLLVGYESGNQQILHNIKKGMRVETAEKFTRDCHDLGIAIHGTFILGLPGETRETIEQTIKWACEINPHTIQVSLAAPYPGTLLYKQAIENGWLDQSHAELVDEHGVQIAPLSYPHLSHEEIFRSVETFYKRFYFRPGKVFSIVNEMVRDFDMMKRRLREGVEFFQFLRERKEAC from the coding sequence ATGATGCGTACGCTTTTTCTGCAGGCACCGTCTTTTGACGGTTTTGATGGCGGGGCTGGTTCCCGTTATCAGGCTCGCCGTGAAATCAAGAGCTTCTGGTATCCGACCTGGCTCGCACAGCCTGCAGCTCTTATTAAAGATTCAAAGCTGATTGATGCCCCGCCGCATGGCACGAAATTGCCGGAAGTTTTGGCCATCGCGCCGGATTATGATTTGGCGATTTTGCATACCTCGGTTCCTAGCTTTGCGTCCGATGTCAAAACCGCAGCGGCTCTTAAAAAAGTCAATCCGGCGATGAAAATCGGCTTCATCGGGGCAAAAGTCGCGGTCGAGGCTGATAAAAGCCTGAAAGATGCCAAGGGTATCGTTGACTTTGTCGCGCGTAACGAATTTGATTTCACGATCAAAGATGTCGCCGATGGCAAAGATTGGTCAGAAATTCTCGGCTTGAGCTATATCAATGACAAAGGCGAAATTGTCCATAATGCGGATCGGCCTTTGCTTCAGAATATGGATGAGCTGCCCTTTGTGACTCCGATTTACAAGCGTGATCTTGAAATCGAGAAATATTTCATCGGTTATCTGAAACATCCTTATATCTCGATCTATACGGGACGCGGTTGTAAGTCGCATTGTAGTTTCTGTCTGTGGCCGCAAACTGTTGGCGGGCATAAATATAGAACTCGCAGCGTCGAGCATGTGATTGAAGAAATCAAATATGCGCTGAAGACCTTCCCGCAGGTAAAAGAATTCTTCTTTGATGACGATACCTTTACCGATGATCGTCCCCGTGCCGAAGCGATTGCCCGCGAATTGGGTAAATTAGGGGTTACATGGTCTTGTAACGCCAAAGCCAACGTGCCTTATGAAACCTTGAAGGTTCTGAAAGATAACGGACTTCGTCTTTTATTGGTCGGTTATGAATCCGGTAACCAGCAGATCCTGCATAATATCAAAAAAGGGATGCGGGTCGAAACAGCCGAGAAATTTACCCGCGATTGTCATGATCTGGGTATTGCTATCCACGGCACCTTCATTTTGGGCTTGCCGGGCGAAACCCGCGAAACCATTGAACAGACCATTAAATGGGCTTGTGAAATCAATCCGCATACCATTCAGGTTTCTTTGGCGGCTCCCTATCCGGGAACCTTGCTTTATAAACAGGCCATCGAAAATGGCTGGCTTGACCAGTCACATGCTGAATTAGTGGATGAACATGGTGTCCAGATCGCGCCTTTGAGCTATCCGCATTTAAGTCATGAAGAAATCTTCCGTTCAGTTGAGACTTTCTATAAGCGCTTTTATTTCCGCCCCGGTAAAGTCTTCTCGATTGTCAACGAAATGGTTCGTGACTTTGATATGATGAAACGCCGGTTGCGCGAAGGTGTTGAGTTCTTCCAGTTCCTGCGGGAACGGAAAGAAGCTTGCTAA